In Centropristis striata isolate RG_2023a ecotype Rhode Island chromosome 1, C.striata_1.0, whole genome shotgun sequence, one DNA window encodes the following:
- the LOC131968962 gene encoding LOW QUALITY PROTEIN: son of sevenless homolog 1-like (The sequence of the model RefSeq protein was modified relative to this genomic sequence to represent the inferred CDS: inserted 2 bases in 1 codon), whose protein sequence is MQAAPLQYDFYSDENGPKWRGLLVSSLEKVLNQVHPNLVSQQEALQYIEELILLLLSMLCQAQPRTVQDVEERVQKSFPHPIDKWAIADAQAAIEKRKRRNPLALPVDKIHPLLKEVLGYKIDHQVSVYMVAVLEYISADILKLAGNYVRNIRHYEISQQDITVAMCADKVLMDMFHQDEDDISGFPLMDEEPSANEEQSYYELVRSFMSDGRTYLRTLNLLIKVFREPFSSSAMLYSQHDVDSIFSRIVDIHEVTVKLLGLIEDTVEMTDEGSPHPLVGSCFEDLAEELAFDPYETYAQDTLRSGFHEHFLSQVSKPGAAFHLQSICEGFKEAVQYVLPRLLLTPVYHCLHLFEILKQLEEKSEDEEDKECLKQAITALLNLQSSMERICSRSLAKRRLSESACRFYSHQMKGKHLAIKKMNEIQKNIDGWEGKDIGQCCNEFIMEGTLTRVGAKHERHIFLFDGLMICCKSNHGPPRLPGAGSTAEYRLKEKFFMRKVQINDKDDKEGEYRHAFEIILKDGNSVVFAAKSAEEKNGWMAALISLQYRSTLERMLDSAMLQEEKEEQMRLPGAEVYRFSESDSEQNVVFEENVQSKSGIPVVKAGTVLKLIERLTFHMYADPNFVRTFLTTYRSFCKPQELLDLLMERFEIPEPRPSEVDQMEGGEQPLSAELKRFRKEFVQPVQLRVLNVCRHWVEHHFYDFERDAHLLRRLEDFIASVRGKAMRKWVESITKIIQRKKQVQVSVPSHSITFQSSPPPIEWHICKPGNTEQFDLMTLHPIEIGRQLTLLESDFYRAVQPSELVGSVWTKEDKEIHSPNLLRMIRHTTNLTLWLEKCIVETENLEERVAVVSRIIEILQVFQELNNFNGVLEVVSAMNSSPVYRLDHTFEQIPSRQRKILEEAHELSEDHYKKYLAKLRSINPPCVPFFGIYLTNILKTEEGNPDFLRRHGKDLINFSKRRKVAEITGEIQQYQNQPYCLRGENDIRKFFENLNPMEDLSEKDFADHLFNKSLEIEPRNARSLPRFVKKYTCPLKSPGIRPTSARPGTMRHPTPLQNEPRKISYSRIPDSEAEGGAVSAPNSPRTPLTPPPASAASSSTDVGSVFDSPQGPSSPFHSTCDSIFSVPHGPRSSSVSSMVSFSRGCEDAPVPPPVPPRRRPESAPAESSPSKMMSKLDSPPAVPPRQPTCKLLPPRYSTSLSSSXPPDSPPSLPPREPVSSPLHLLPPPQGRPPRCDLQAFFPPTTSSSPPISSAPTASSPPLPPPTPATPSPSPASRKMPLPSPPLPLLPLDGPPVPPRHSVPKLPPKTYKRESLSHAPLLDTPPAL, encoded by the exons ATGCAGGCGGCCCCGCTGCAGTACGACTTCTACAGCGACGAGAACGGACCCAAGTGGAGAGGTCTGCTGGTGTCCTCACTGGagaag GTCCTGAACCAGGTGCATCCTAACCTGGTGtcccagcaggaggcgctgcagTACATTGAGGAGctgatcctgctgctgctcagcaTGCTGTGTCAGGCTCAGCCACGCACCGTACAGGATGTGGAG GAGCGCGTTCAGAAGAGTTTCCCTCACCCGATCGATAAGTGGGCGATTGCCGACGCTCAGGCTGCCATcgagaagagaaagaggaggaaccCGCTGGCTCTGCCTGTGGACAAGATCCACCCGCTGCTCAAG GAGGTGCTAGGCTATAAGATCGACCACCAGGTGTCGGTCTACATGGTGGCTGTGCTGGAGTACATCTCTGCAGACATCCTGAAGCTCGCAGGAAACTACGTCAGGAACATCCGCCACTACGAGATCTCCCAGCAGGACATCACCGTGGCCATGTGTGCCGACAAG gtgcTGATGGACATGTTCCACCAGGATGAGGATGACATCAGCGGCTTCCCTCTGATGGACGAGGAGCCGTCAGCAAATGAGGAGCAGAGTTACTACGAGCTGGTGCGGAGCTTCATGTCTGACGGCCGGACGTACCTGAGGACGCTCAACCTGCTCATCAAGGTGTTCAGAGAACCCTTCAGCTCCAGCGCCATGCTCTACTCCCAGCAT GATGTGGACAGTATCTTCAGTCGGATCGTTGATATCCACGAGGTGACGGTGAAGCTGCTGGGTCTGATTGAGGACACGGTGGAGATGACTGATGAAGGAAGTCCTCATCCCCTGGTGGGGAGCTGCTTCGAAGACCTGGCTGAG GAGTTGGCCTTTGACCCCTATGAGACATATGCTCAGGACACCCTTCGCTCTGGTTTCCATGAACACTTTCTGAGTCAAGTTTCCAAACCAGGAGCTGCCTTTCACCTTCAg TCGATCTGTGAAGGTTTCAAAGAGGCTGTTCAGTACGTCCTGCCAAGACTGCTGCTCACACCTGTGTACCACTGTCTGCACCTGTTCGAGATCCTCAAG CAACTGGAGGAGAAAAGTGAGGACGAGGAGGACAAAGAATGTTTGAAACAGGCAATCACTGCTCTGCTCAACCTGCAGAGCAGCATGGAGAGGATCTGCTCCCGCAGCCTTGCCAAGAGGAGGCTCAG CGAGTCGGCGTGCCGTTTCTACAGCCATCAGATGAAGGGGAAGCACCTCGCCATCAAGAAGATGAACGAGATCCAAAAGAACATCGACGGCTGGGAGGGGAAGGACATTGGCCAGTGCTGCAACGAGTTCATCATGGAGGGCACGCTGACCCGTGTAGGCGCCAAACACGAGCGCCACATCTTCCTGTTTGACGGCCTGATGATCTGCTGTAAGTCCAACCATGGGCCGCCGCGGCTGCCTGGCGCCGGCTCCACCGCGGAGTACCGTCTCAAAGAGAAGTTCTTCATGCGCAAAGTCCAGATTAACGACAAGGACGACAAGGAGGGCGAGTACCGACATGCCTTCGAGATCATCCTAAAGGACGGGAACAGCGTGGTTTTCGCCGCCAAGTCTGCCGAGGAGAAGAATGGCTGGATGGCGGCGCTGATCTCGCTGCAATACCGCAGCACACTGGAGCGGATGCTGGACTCCGccatgctgcaggaggagaaggaggagcagatGAGGCTGCCAGGCGCCGAGGTGTACCGCTTCTCCGAGTCCGACTCCGAACAGAACGTCGTGTTCGAGGAAAATGTTCAGTCCAAGTCTGGCATCCCCGTCGTCAAAGCGGGGACGGTCCTGAAGCTGATTGAGAGACTTACCTTCCACATGTACGCAG ATCCAAACTTTGTGCGGACGTTCCTCACCACCTACAGATCATTCTGTAAACCTCAGGAGCTGCTGGACCTGTTGATGGAAAG GTTTGAGATCCCGGAGCCGAGGCCCAGCGAGGTGGATcagatggagggaggagagcaGCCCCTCAGCGCTGAACTGAAGCGATTCCGCAAAGAATTTGTTCAACCGGTCCAACTAAG AGTGTTGAATGTGTGTCGTCACTGGGTAGAGCATCACTTCTACGACTTCGAGAGAGACGCTCACCTGCTGCGACGCCTGGAGGACTTCATCGCCTCTGTCAGAG GTAAGGCGATGAGGAAGTGGGTGGAGTCGATCACAAAGATCATCCAGAGGAAGAAGCAGGTTCAGGTGAGCGTGCCGAGTCACAGCATCACCTTCCAGAGCTCTCCTCCTCCAATCGAGTGGCACATCTGTAAACCAGGAAACACTGAGCAGTTCGACCTCATGACGCTGCACCCCATCGAGATCGGCCGGCAGCTCACCCTGCTCGAGTCCGACTTCTACAG GGCCGTGCAGCCATCAGAGCTGGTTGGAAGCGTCTGGACCAAAGAGGACAAAGAGATTCACTCCCCCAACCTGCTGAGGATGATACGACACACCACCAACCTCACGCTGTGGCTCGAGAA GTGCATCGTAGAAACGGAGAACCTGGAGGAGCGTGTTGCTGTGGTGTCTCGGATCATCGAGATCctgcaggtttttcaggaaCTCAACAACTTTAACGGAGTTCTGGAGGTTGTTAGTGCCATGAACTCCTCTCCGGTCTACAGACTGGACCACACCTTCGAG CAAATTCCGAGTCGACAGAGAAAAATCCTGGAGGAAGCTCACGAGCTGAGCGAGGATCACTACAAGAAGTATTTAGCCAAACTTCGCTCCATCAACCCCCCCTGTGTGCCCTTCTTTG GGATCTACCTGACCAACATCCTGAAGACCGAGGAGGGAAACCCAGACTTCCTGCGGCGACACGGCAAAGATCTGATCAACTTCAGCAAGAGGAGGAAAGTGGCGGAGATCACGGGGGAGATCCAGCAGTACCAGAACCAGCCGTACTGTCTGCGGGGGGAGAACGACATCAGG AAGTTCTTCGAGAACCTGAACCCAATGGAGGATCTGTCGGAGAAAGACTTTGCAGATCACCTGTTCAACAAATCTCTGGAGATTGAACCTCGGAACGCCCGCTCGTTACCTCGATTT GTGAAGAAGTACACCTGTCCTCTGAAGTCTCCAGGGATCCGTCCGACCTCGGCGAGGCCCGGCACCATGCGGCACCCCACGCCGCTGCAGAACGAGCCCCGGAAGATCAGCTACAGCCGTATCCCCGACAGCGAGGCTGAGGGTGGGGCTGTCTCCGCCCCCAACTCCCCCCGCACGCCCCTGACTCCGCCTCCTGCCTCAGCTGCCTCCAGCTCCACAGACGTAGGCAGCGTGTTCGACTCGCCACAGGGTCCCAGCAGCCCCTTTCACTCCA CCTGCGACAGTATCTTCTCTGTTCCTCATGGTCCAC ggtCCTCCTCCGTCTCATCCATGGTGAGTTTCAGTCGTGGTTGTGAGGACGCACCGgttcctcctcctgttcctcctcgCAGACGTCCAGAGTCTGCGCCCGCCGAGTCCTCGCCATCCAAG ATGATGTCGAAGCTGGACAGCCCCCCCGCCGTCCCCCCTCGCCAGCCCACCTGTAAGCTCCTCCCCCCTCGTTACTCCACGTCGCTATCGTCGTC CCCCCCCGACAGCCCCCCCTCCCTGCCTCCTCGGGAACCTGTGAGCTCTCCTCTGcacctcctccccccccctcAAGGTCGCCCCCCCCGCTGTGACCTGCAGGCCTTCTTTCCCCCGACCACCTCCTCCTCGCCCCCCATCAGCTCCGCCCCCACGGCCTCCTCGCCCCCCCTGCCTCCTCCCACCCCCGCCACCCCCAGCCCCAGCCCTGCCTCCAGGAAGATGCCCCTACCCTCCCCGccactccccctcctccccctggACGGCCCCCCTGTGCCCCCCCGACACAGCGTCCCCAAACTGCCTCCCAAGACCTACAAGAGAGAGTCTCTGAGCCACGCCCCCCTGCTGGACACGCCACCTGCACTGTGA